The Rhizobium viscosum genomic sequence CAATATCGAGGGCCGTTGCTTCGATGAAGTCATCGCCGCCGTGAACGACGCGGTGACCTGCCGCACGAACGGCATCGATATCGAAATGCTCCGAGAGCAGCTTGAACGTTTCGTCGATGACGGCGTGCAGATCGTCGGTAGGCTCGGCCTTCAGCGGCGTTTCAAATGTCTGCGAGTCTTCCGTGAGACTGAAGGCGAGCGGTTCAGAACGGAAGTCGATCACGCCTTTGCCGATGCGGCGCACTTTTGCATTCTCGATCGCGAAGATGCCGATCTTCACCGTCGACGAGCCGGCATTGAAGGTCAGGAGAAGGTCGGTCGAAGGCATTTGCTTGATGTTCCCCGGCAAGTGTGACGATCAACGAACTTAGCGTCATCGCGCTCGGTGGGAAGCCTCTCCTATCTCGGTGAGCAATTTTTGGTTGTCGATTTCGGTCTTCGGAAGATGCCGGGCGAGGGATGACGCACGAATGGTCGCGTCATGAGAGCTTCACGCTGGAGATTTATTAACAAATGGCAATTTTGCAAATGGAACAAGGAACTATGCCATGGCCGACATTGCCCCCAGCCATAGCGACGCTTCCCATCCGCTGCATCATTCGAACTCCACCGGCAAGTGGTTCCTGCCGGTGTTCGGGCTCGTTGTGGTCTGCGGTCTCGGATATGTCGGCTATGCCCTCGCCCGTGATTTGACTGCCGCAGTTGCCGTTCCCTGGCTGCTTCTCGGCCTTGCCCTGCTGATCGCGCTCGGCTTCGAGTTCGTCAACGGTTTCCACGATACGGCCAATGCCGTGGCGACCGTTATCTATACGCGCTCCATGCCGGCGGAATTTGCGGTCATCTGGTCGGGCTTCTTCAACTTCCTCGGCGTTCTGACGTCCACCGGGGCAGTGGCCTTCGGCATCCTGGCCCTTTTGCCGGTGGAGCTCATCCTGCAGGTCGGCTCCGGCTCGGGCCTAGCCATGGTCTTCGCTCTATTGATCGCCGCCATCGTCTGGAATCTTGGTACCTGGTATCTCGGTCTGCCGTCATCGAGCTCGCATACGCTGGTCGGCTCGATCATCGGTGTCGGCCTCGCCAACCAGTTCCTGGCGCCGGCAGGTTCCGCCACCAGTGGTGTGGATTGGTCGCAGGCAACCAACATCGGCCTGTCGCTTTTGATTTCGCCACTCATCGGTTTCGGCCTTTCCGCCATCCTGCTCGTCGTTATGAAGTTCCTGGTGCGTAAACCCGAGCTCTATCAGGAGCCGAAGGGCAACCAGCCGCCGCCGTTGTGGATCCGCGCCATCCTGATCTTTACCTGCACAGGCGTCAGCTTCGCCCATGGCTCGAATGACGGCCAGAAGGGCATGGGTCTCATCATGCTCATCCTGATCGGTCTGGTGCCGACCGCGTTTGCGCTGAACCGCACGCCTGACGTCAACTATCTCGAAGCCTACAAGTCGGCTTCCGCGCAGGTAGAAACGGCGCTGGGCAAATATGTAAAGCCGGGCGTGACCGTTACCGACTACAAGGCTGAAGTCGGCAATGCCGTCAAGAACAAGGTCTGGACAGATGCGACCACGCCGGCGCTGCAGCAATATATCCACCAGACGAGCGGTGAAGTCGCCGCTTTCCCGACACTGGAAGCCGTTCCGACCAATCTCGTCGGCAACGTCCGCAACGACATCTACCTGATCGGCGAGGCGCTCAAGCTCATCGACAAGAAGAAGCTGCTGCCGATGGACGCCAGTGATCTCAAGGCCGTCACCGGCTATCATGCGGCGGTGGACAATGCGACGAAGTTCATTCCGTTATGGGTGAAGGTCGCCGTCGCGCTGGCACTTGGCCTCGGAACGATGGTCGGCTGGAAGCGTATCGTTGTGACGGTTGGTGAGAAGATCGGCAAAACGCATCTGACCTACGGCCAGGGTGCCGCCGCGGAAGTCGTCGCCATGGTGACGATCGCCTCGGCCGACCATCTTGGCCTCCCGGTTTCGACCACGCATGTTCTGTCATCAGGTGTGGCGGGCACGATGTCTGCGAACGGCTCTGGCCTGCAATGGTCCACCGTGCGCAACATGCTCATGGCCTGGGTGCTGACGCTGCCAGCCTCGATCGCGATCGCCTTCCTGCTGTTCGTGATCCTCAGACAGGTTTTCTAGGATCGGTCAGGCCGTAATGGCTAGATTGGCTTTTTGACTGTCGATGAAGATGCCCGCCTCCGCGGCGGGCATCGCCTTGCCGAAGAGATAACCCTGGCCGATGTCGCAGCCGAGCTGCAGTAGGGAGGCGAGTTGGGCGTGTTCCTCGACACCTTCTGCTGTCGTCTTGATGTTGAGGCTCTTTCCGAGAGCGAGCATGGCGCGAACGATCTTCTCCTGCTTCTCGTCCTCCCGGCAGGTCGCGATGAAGCTCTTGTCGATCTTGATCTTGTCGAAGCGATAACGTGCGAGTTGAGCAAGGCTCGAATAACCGGTGCCAAAATCATCGAGCGCGATCTGTACGCCAGCCTCATGCAACTCATCGAGAATGTGGGCGGCGACTGCTGGGTCCTGGATCAGCGCGTTTTCGGTGATTTCAACTTCAAGCCGCCTGGCAGGCAGGCGGCTTGCGGCGAGCACTTTGAAGATACGCGAGGGAAGGAGTTTATCCTCCATCTGCACGGGTGACACGTTGAAGGAAAGCCTTACATCGTCTGGCCAGGCGAGGGCGTCGCTGCAGGCCTGGGTGAGAAGGTTCTCGAACAGTTCGGTGATCATGCCGGTTTCTTCGGCGATGCCGATGAAGACCGGAGGCGGAATATTCATGCCGTCTTCGTCGGTCCATCGGGCCAGTGCCTCGAAGCCGCAGAGCCTGCCACTCCTGAGATCGATCAGCGGCTGATAGTAGGTCTTGATCGCCCTGTTCTGAATGGCGCTGCGCAGCTTGGTCTCGAGCGATGCGCGTTCCGTCACCTTGTCCTGCATGGACGTTTCGAAGATCAGTTGATGATTGGGCCCGCGCGATTTCGCCTCGTACATGGCAAGGTCGGCGCGGTGAGCAGCATCTTCCAGCGGCTCTGCGCCTTCGTTCCAGCGGTCGTAGCCCACACTGGCGCCGACCTCGACAGCAAAACCGTCGATCAGGATGGGGCGGGTGACCGCCTGGATAAGCACTTTGGCAAACCATTCCTCCCGTGCTGCGGTCATGCCGAGGGCGATGATGATGAATTCATCCCCGCCGAAACGGTAAACGCAATCGGCATTGCCGAGCGCGCAGATGCGCTTGGCCACTTCCACCAGCAGAACGTCGCCGCCCTTGTGGCCGACGAGGTCGTTGACTTTCTTGAAGCCGTCGAGATCGACGGAGAAGATCGTGACGTTGCTCTTGACCTCTTCGGGAATATTGCCGTCCCTATCGGCGGGCTTGGGCAGGATTTTGCGTTCGAAGGCGTAGCGGTTCGGAAGCTTGGTCAGGTGATCGTGAGTGGCGGTCCAGTCGGCGCGCGCCTGGGCGGAGTCGCGAAGCTGCATCTCCTTGCGAAGGTCGGCAATGCGCAACACGGAATAGATGAAACTCATCGCGCCGGCGATGCCGAGGGCCAGCACGAACTTATCGGCGCCGTAGTTCTCGAAGCTGCTCATGAAGGAAACCAGCCAGCTGTCGACATCCAGTAGGGCGGCCGAAATCCACAGCACTGCACCGAGCGCCATGATCGTCAGACATTGCCTTCCCGCCCTGCTCCTGAAGAATTCCAGCATGAGCTTCTCCATCTCCACCCGGGGCGGAAGTACCATGAAAGTCTGAAATGTTTATTGAAACCTGAAGGCGAATTGTTGGAGACCATGCCACGCATTCGGTAGCGCTTTCATCGGAAACGAGCACTCCTCTCATGCTGCGCAGCTTTCTCACGTAGTGTGCGGAACACTGAATTTTACCGGCGATTTGAAACCTTTGGCCGCCTGCCGCTTTATGCTTTCGCAACGGATGCGGCAGATGTCTCACTTCTATTTCAAGACCATAGACAATGACGGCACGGTTCCGGGCGATCTGCCGCTCGAATTTCCCGACCTTTTCGCCGCCGTGGAAGAGGCAAAGCATGTGCTGGCCGAAATGGCGCTCGACGGTTTGCCGCAATGGCCGGACGGATCGCTGGGCATAGAAGTGCAGAACGGTGATCGCTCTCCGATCGTGCGGCTGCGGCTGGAGCTGAAGGTAGATTACATCCGGCCGTCCTGAGCGGAACCAATGTTGCGTCCAAGCCGTTTTCCGGAACCATTCACGAGAGAGGACAATCTCATGCAACTTGTCGGCACCCAGGTCATCCCCGCCTATGGCGGCAAAGGCGGTTTCACGGTCGAGTTCGTGGGCGACGGCGGTGAAGTCGTCTCCGTGCAGATCAAGAACGACCGCGGCCAGCAATTGAACCGACTGAATGCGGTCGAAAAGGCGAGGGAAGTGATGAGCCGTTTTGCTACGGCGAAGATCCGCGACGACGATGATCGTCGCCCCAGCGTGCTCCGGAGCGCCCGTGCGGCGGGTGACAAGGGAACGATGGAAGAGCAGCTCGACGAAGGGCTGGAAGGCACTTTCCCTGCCAGCGATCCGGTCTCGATCACCAGCACCGCGATACCCAAGGGCAGCAAACACTGATCTGCCCTTCATGCAGCTGTGCCTGAAAGCGCTCTGCGATCATCGGCTTGATAGCAGTGTTTTGGTCGCTGGTGCCTTTACCACCGCTCCCGGCGGGTACGAGAAACAGCGTCTATTCCGATGAGGTGGCGCAAATACGCCGTGGGCGCAGCGCAGCAGCCGATCTGCTTTCCACGCTGCAGGATGCAAGACTGGCCGGCGTGGCTTCCTACTGACGTTTGGCCAGCTCTCCACTGTCGTTCAGATTCCGCAGTAAAATCGGCAAAGAGAAAGGCGAGCAGCCGTAGCACGCTCGCCTTTGACGTACTCTGACAGTTCAGGCGACGTTGATCAGCAATGGCAGGCTGATCATGACGCCGACGAGAACGGCGACAACAGTTGCGACACGCACGATGCGAATACGCCGCGTGCGCTCCCCACTCCAGTCATAGGTCATTTTGCGTCTCCTCGGAGAAGGACGTAGAGCCCGGGATTCCGGGTTCAATATGTATGACTGTGTTTGCTTGTGTAAGGCTGGACTAATTTACGAGGACTATTCAGAAACGCAGCGACCAGCGGCGGCCGTCATGTGTCATGCGCACCATACCGAGCGGCTGGACGTCGATGGTCCAGAAAGATGCGGGCGGTGCTTTCAGCACATCCAGGATCGCGGCGCGGATCACAGCTGCGTGGGTGACTGCGACGACATGGCCGCCGAGCGGCATTTCCTCGTTCATCCAGCCGCTGATGCGTTTGCAAAGCTGTTGCAGGCTCTCGCCCTCATGCGGGGCAGCTTCGGGATCGGTCATCCAGAGCGCAAGGTTTTCCGGCTCTTCGGAATGAAGGCTCATGAGCGGCTTGCCGGTCCAGCGTCCGTAGTCGCAATCCCTGAGCGACGGGGCAAGGGTCGCGTCGAAGCCCAGCATTTCGGCGGTCTGTCGGGCGCGCAGTGCCGGGCTTGCGAAAACCCTGTCCGCCCGTCCTGGTGCCGGCAGGGCGGCGTCGCTCACCGCCTTTTCCTCCAGCGGTTCATCCGCGGGAAAGGAAGCCGCGTGATTTGCCGCCGTGGCGCCGTGATTTATCCATGTGAGGCGAGTGGTCACGTCGCTCGGCGCCCTCCGGAGATGGGGCGGGATGGCCGCCGCCCGCTTATGAAGTTTCGTTGACAGTTTCTTTGACGAGCAGATATAAACGTGACGTTGCGGGTTTGGAAGCCGGTGAAAGTCCGGCGCGGTCGCGCCACTGTGACCAGCGTGTCGAAATTCTTCGCGTTGGAAGTCAGACCCTACTGCACGCAAGATCTTCGACTGAACGCGTCATTCCAGGAGGAATACATGTCTGATACCACTTTCGCGCCCGTCGCGTCGCCCGCCCCAATTCCCGTAGGCCAGATTCTGCCATGGGCGATCTTCGGCGGGTTGCTGATGCTTATCGCCATCTATTTCGTCGGCACTGAAGAAGGCGCGATGGCGCTCTTTAACGGCATGTATGTGCACGAATTCGTGCATGACGGCCGCCATCTCCTCGGCTTCCCCTGTCACTAAGGGAGTGCCTCACATGGTTGGAAACCTTCTGCTTCGCGGCATGATCGCGGGGGCGATTGCTGGCATCCTGGTTTTTGTATTCGCGCGCGTCTTCGGCGAGCCGGTGGTCGATGCGGCGATTGCCTTCGAAGAGGCGACATCGCAGGCGGCTGGTGCGGCAGCCGAGCCGGAAATCGTCAGCCGTGGCACCCAGGCCGGCCTTGGGCTCTTTACCGGCGTCATGGCCTATAGCATCGCTGTCGGCGGGTTGTTTGCGCTCGTCTTTACCTTCGTGCATGGCCGCTTCAGCAGCCTTTCGGTGCGCGGCACCTCGGCCGTCATCGCCATTGCCGCCTTCGTCGCCATCGTTATCGTCCCGGCCATCAAATATCCGGCCAATCCGCCGGCCGTCGGCAACCCCGATACGATCGGCGTGCGCACCGAGCTGTTCTTCCTGATGATCGTTGTTTCACTTGCCTCGTTGGTCGCAGCCATTGCGATTGCCCGCCGGCTGGCAGCGAACTACGGTACTTGGAATGCGGCGATCATTGCGGGCGTCCTGTTCGTCGTCTTCATCGGCCTGGTGGAATATCTGCTGCCGCCGATCAATGAAGTGCCGGAGAATTTCTCGGCCACGGTGCTGTGGCGTTTCCGCACGGCATCGCTCGCCATGCATGTGATCCTCTGGTCGGTGCTCGGCCTTGCCTTCGGCGCCCTGGCGGAAAGGCGCCTTGGCGTGAAGAGCGGTCTGCGCCCGGCCTATCGATAAGTGGCGGGAGAGGGAGCCTCATTGGCTCCCTCTTTCATCATGAGCCGTCGGCTTGTGATTGGAATCGGACCCTTTATGAAGAACGTGTTGCGCGCCTTTTGTTTCGTCCTTGCCCTGCTCGCTGCAGGCGGCGCATTCGCGCATAGTCGCAGCGGCGAGGGCAGTCATGACGGCCTGCCAGTGCCCGAGATCTCGCATGGCGAGATGACGGTCATTTCCGACTATCGCAGCCGCATCATGGATCTCGCCTCGACGGCAGCGGATACCAATGAGCCCTTCCGGCGCGTGCTGAATTATGCCGAAATCCAATATTCCTACTGTCTCTGGGGCCGGATACCAGGCAGCGTGACCGATGAGGAAAGCCCGTTCAACGAATGCGCCCATGCTTACCTGGCTGCGACCAAGGCCGTGCTGCTCGCCATGCGCGGCATGCCACAGGAGACCATGGCGGCCGGTAAAATCGCATCGGCCGTCGATGTCGATATGGTCAGGCGCGGGCTCTCGCTGGTGACCTGCCGCTTCAGTGGTGAAGGTTTCAACACGGCCGATGTCGTGCGCCCGCGCTGGAGCGAAATTCCGCTGCATCCGGCAAGCATGGTCTCGCTCACGGGATTTGCAGCGATCCTCGCGGCAGGAGTCTTTGTCCTCAGGCGGCTTCTCCGGGTTCAGTCCTCGGAATAGCGCTGCTCGCGCCACGGATCACCATACATGTGGTAACCGTTCTTTTCCCAGAACCCGGCCTTGTCTGCCGGCAGCAGATCGATGCGGCGCAGCCATTTGGCGCTTTTCCAGAAATAGAGATGCGGTATGACGAGGCGCATTGGTCCGCCGTGATCGCGGGTGAGCGGCAGACCCTCCCATGAGGTGGCGAGAATGGCTTCTTCGGCTGCGAAATCGGAAAGCGGCAGGTTGGTCGTGTAGCCGTCATAGCTTGTCAGCATGACGTAACCGGCTTCCGCTTTCGCCATGGCGAGATCGAGCAGATCGCGGGTCGAAACACCTTTCCATTTGTTGTCGTAGCGCGACCACGTTGTGACACAATGGATGTCGGTGACCATTGTGCTCTGTTCCAGCGCTTGGAAAGCGGCCCAACTGAGGTCGAGCGTCGTCTCGACCAGACCGCGAACTTCCAGCCGCCAGCTATCGATGGAAATGACCGGCTGCTGGCCGAGGTCGAGCACCGGCCAGTTCTTGACCAGATGCTGGCCCGGCGGCAGGCGCTCGGTTTCCGGGCGGCTGATACGGCCGGTCAGGAATTTTCCTTCTGCCGCCCAGCGGCGTTTGGATGTCGTGAGCTTGCTGTCTTCGGGGATCTGGTCGTCGCTCATGGTGGTCTCCTTGCGGTGCAGCAATCAGACATCCGCGCCTGAGACGTGTCAAGTTTCAGCGCCTCTTGGAAATCTGCATCGCGCTCATTACACTTGGAGCGGTCGGGTTATGCCTCCACGGGGAGCGGAGGCGGAAAGGGAGGAGCGAGACTCTGTCTGCGCGCTATCGCATCATTGCGGCGTTCTGCGCCGCACCCTTGTTGGTTTTCGCTTTCTTCTATTACGGAAGCGCGGTCGCCACGCGCGCCTATATGGGCGAGGCTTCGGCGCAAGCAGGTACGGCACTCCGGCTCGCGGTCTCGGCGCTGAGTGGCCATCTCAGCCGCTATGAGGCGTTGCCGGCGCTGATTGCAGACCATGACGATATCAAGGAGTTGGTGAGCCGGTCGGACGATCCGTCACTCCGCGACAACGCCAATCTCTACCTCAAGGAAATCAACGGGCTGCTGAAATCGTCCGATATTTATGTCGTGCGCCCGGATGGCGAGACGATCGCCGCAAGCAATTATGATGGCCCCGGCAGTTTCGTCGGTGAAAACTTCAGCTACCGCCCCTATTTCCAGGAGGCGATCGGTGGGCACCATGCCCGCTTCTATGCACTCGGTACGACCTCGCTGAAGCGTGGCTATTATTTCTCTTCGCCGATCTGGGTGGATGGCGAAATCCGTGGCGTTATCGTGTTCAAGGTCGATATCGATGTGATCGAATCCTCCTGGAGCGGCGGCGAATACCGCATCTTCGTTTCCGACCCTGAGGGCATCATCTTTATGTCCGACAGTCCGGACTGGCTCTACGGGGCGATCCTGCCGCTGAGTTCGGATCGGGTGGCGCGCACAGAGGCATCGCGGCGTTATGCCAATGCAAAGCTCGTCGAACTGCCGGTCATCCGTCATCGCTTCGAAGATCATGACCTGATGACGCTTGCCGATGATCGTGAGCAGAGCGAATATCTTGTTCTCTCACACTACATGCCAGCTGAAGACTGGACGGTGAACGTGCTGATGGACACAAGCTCCATTCGGGCACAGGCGCGGACCGCGCTGGTCGTCATCTTCCTCGTTCTCTGCATTGCCGGCCTGACTTTTGCCATTCTTCGGCAGCGACGCATGCGGCTTGCCGAGCGCCTGCAACTGCAGGCCGAAGCGCGGAACGAGTTGGAGCGGCGAGTTGACGAGCGTACGGCGGACCTTGCCCGTGTCAATAGCCGCATCGAGGAGGAGATTGCCGAGCGGCGCCTCACTGAACAGCAGCTTCGCCAGACACAAGCCGACCTCATCCAGGCTGGCAAGCTTGCCGGTCTCGGGCAGATGTCGGCAGCGCTTTCGCATGAGTTCAACCAGCCGCTTGCCGCGGCCAAGACCTATACGGACAGTGCCTCCGTGCTGCTCGAGCGTGGGCGCACTGAGGAGGCGCAGGACAATATCCAGCGCATCGGCGGTTTGATCGATCGCATGGCCTCGATCAGCCGGCACCTGCGCAATTTTGCGCGCAAGCCCAATGAGAAGCTCGGTCCCGTGCCGCTCGACGAGGCAATCCGCGATACGCTGGAGATCATCGCCTGGCGGCTCAAGGCTGCGGATGCCGATCTACGGCTGTATCTCGGACCCCGGCCGCCAGTGGTCAAGGCGGGCTCGGTGCGTCTGCAGCAGGTGCTGGTCAACGTGATCTCGAATGCGGCTGATGCCGTCGAGGGGCTGGAAAACCGGAGCATCGAGGTTTCGGCGTCCGAAGAGGCCGGCAGAGTAATCCTGACCGTGCGTGATCATGGGCCTGGTGTGCCGGCGGCGATTGCCGAGCGCATCTTCGATCCCTTCTTCACCACCAAAGGAGTGGGCAAAGGCCTCGGCCTTGGGCTCTCCATTTCCTATAACATCATCAAGGATTTCGGCGGTAGCCTGACTGTCTCCAACCATCCAGAGGGTGGGGCCGTGTTCCGTATCGAGCTTTCGGCCGCGGTAGGCTCGATGCCGGAGGCAGCGGAATGAACGAACAGAAAATATTGCTCGTCGATGACGAAGAGGAACTGCGCCGCTCAACCGCACAGGCGCTGGAACTCTCCGGCTTCAACGTCGAGACTTTTTCGAATGCCGATCACGTGCTGGAACTGATCGGCTACAGTTTTCCCGGTGTCGTCGTTACCGATATCCGTATGCCGGGCATGGACGGCATGACGCTGATGCAGAAGATCCGTGAACTCGATACCGAAGTGCCCGTTATTCTCGTCACGGGCCATGGGGATGTGCAGCTCGCCGTTAAGGCGATGCGCGAGGGTGCTTATGACTTCATCGAGAAGCCGTTCACGCCGCAGATGCTTGCCGGCGTCATCCGTCGCGCCATGGAGCGACGCAGCCTCGTGCTGGAGAACCGACTGTTGAAGGCGGTCGCCGGTAAGCGCGACGACATCGAGGCGCGGCTGCCGGGCCGCACGCAGATCATGGTCGACCTGCGCTACCGCATCCGTGCGATCGGGGCGAGCGATGCCGATACGCTTGTGGTCGGTGATACCGGTGCCGGCAAGGAAGTAGTGGCTCGGGCGATGCATGATATCAGCGCGCGGGCAAGCCGGCCGTTCATCGCCATCAATTGTGCAGCGCTTCCGGCAAATCTGATCGAGAGCGAGCTTTTCGGACACGAGGCCGGCGCTTTTCCGGGGGCGGTGCGGCCGCGCTATGGCAAGTTCGAGCATGGGAGGGGCGGTACCATCCTGCTCGACGAGATCGGCTCCATGCCGTTTGATCTGCAGGCGAAGTTCCTGCGGGTGCTGCAGGAGAGAATGATTTCCCGCCTCGGATCGAATGAGACCGTACCGCTCGACGTGCGGTTCATCGCCACAAGCAAGGTCGATCTGGAAGCGGAAGTCGCTGGTGGCCGATTCCGCGCCGACCTCCTCTACCGGCTGAATGTCGCGACCATTCATGTGCCGTCGCTCTCACAGCGCCGGGCCGATGTTCCGCTGCTCTTCATGCAACTCGTCAGGGAGGCTGCTGCTCGTTACGGCAAAGACGACATGGCCGTGCCACCGGATGTGGTTTCCGACATCGCGCAGCGCGACTGGCCGGGCAATGTCCGCGAATTGCGCAATGCGGCCGACCGCTTCGTACTCGGCCTTGATGGCGGCAGCCGGCAAGCTGAGGCCGCAGGGCTTGCTGAGCGTGTCGCGGAATTCGAACGTGGCGTGATTGCGAGTGCGCTTGTCGCTCATAGCGGCAGCCTGAAGCCGGTCTATGAATCGCTCGGCATCTCGCGCAAAACGCTTTACGAGAAGATGCAGAAATACGGTCTCGACAAGAAGCTGCTGGCCAATGACATGGCTGGTGAGATGCGCCGCGAGCTTTGATCTCCTTTCGAATTTGATCTTGATCGCGGTGTCTGCGGGTCGTCCTCGATTCATATCTTGACAGGTAACCATTTGGTTGCCTATAAGATCATAATAGGCAACCAAATGGTTCCATATTCGCATGGATGAAGATGCGGTTTTTCGAGCGCTGGCGGATGGCAGCCGGCGACGCCTGCTGGATCGCCTGCATGCGCGCAACGGCCAGACGCTCGGCGAATTGTGCGAAGGGCTGGAGATGACGCGGCAGGCGGTGACGAAGCATCTCGGCATTCTCGAAGAAGCGAACCTCGTTTCCACGCGCCGGCAGGGGCGCGAAAAGCTGCATTACATCAATCCGGTTCCGATCAACGAGATTGCGGACCGCTGGATCAGCAAATTCGAGCGCCGCGCGTTAGAGGTGCTCTCCGATCTCAAGAAGAGCCTCGAGGGCAGCAAAGACGAATGAATCGTCCCGCCTGCCGGCGAGGGTCTGACCAAGCCCTGGCGAAAAGGAGTATCATCATGGCTGGCAGCGCATTCAATTACGTCACCTATATCCGCACCACACCGGAGCAGCTCTGGTCGGCACTCACCACGTCGGAATTCATGAAGAAATTCTGGCTGGGCGTGCAGTTCGAAACCGATTGGAAAGTCGGCTCTGCCTGGCAGATGCGCTACTCCGACGGAACCGTCACCGATACCGGCGAAATCCTCGAATTCGATCCGCCCAGGCGGCTTGTCCTGAAGTGGCATAATGAGTTCAGGCCGGAGCTCAAGGCTGAAGGGTTTTCCCGGTGCGTAATGGAGCTCGAACCCGTCGGCGAGGCGGTCAAGCTGACGCTGACGCATTCGATGCCGATAGAAGGTTCCAAGTTCATTGGCGCCGTCTCCGGCGGGTGGCCGCAAATTCTCTCCAACCTCAAATCGCTCTTGGAAACGGGTGAGGTCGTCCTTCCACCAAACCGGTGAAGGACAAGCGATGGGTGGATTTCCACCCATCGCTTTAACCATTTGTTTCCAAATCGACCCATGCTGCAGCGCACTGTCGCAAAATCATCATTCCTCCTTACGCGCGGCGATTGCGGGCGCAGGTTTTCGGCCTGCAATGAGCTATCCGAGCCGGTGCGGAGGATGCGCCGGCGGGACGACCCATTTTCATCAGGGAGGAAAACGATGAAAATCCTGAAGGCCATGCTCGGCGTGACCGCCGCCGCTGCCGTTTCGCTGCTCGCTTATTCTGCCTCGGCGCAGACCTATCCCGAACGCACCATCACCATGGTCGTACCTTTCGCAGCCGGCGGCCCGACCGATACCGTCGCGCGCCTCATTGCGGAATCCATGTCAAAGGATCTTGGCCAGCAGATCGTCGTTGAAAACGTCGGCGGTGCTGGCGGCACGCTTGGCGCTGGCCGCGTTGCCGATGCCGATCCGG encodes the following:
- a CDS encoding inorganic phosphate transporter → MADIAPSHSDASHPLHHSNSTGKWFLPVFGLVVVCGLGYVGYALARDLTAAVAVPWLLLGLALLIALGFEFVNGFHDTANAVATVIYTRSMPAEFAVIWSGFFNFLGVLTSTGAVAFGILALLPVELILQVGSGSGLAMVFALLIAAIVWNLGTWYLGLPSSSSHTLVGSIIGVGLANQFLAPAGSATSGVDWSQATNIGLSLLISPLIGFGLSAILLVVMKFLVRKPELYQEPKGNQPPPLWIRAILIFTCTGVSFAHGSNDGQKGMGLIMLILIGLVPTAFALNRTPDVNYLEAYKSASAQVETALGKYVKPGVTVTDYKAEVGNAVKNKVWTDATTPALQQYIHQTSGEVAAFPTLEAVPTNLVGNVRNDIYLIGEALKLIDKKKLLPMDASDLKAVTGYHAAVDNATKFIPLWVKVAVALALGLGTMVGWKRIVVTVGEKIGKTHLTYGQGAAAEVVAMVTIASADHLGLPVSTTHVLSSGVAGTMSANGSGLQWSTVRNMLMAWVLTLPASIAIAFLLFVILRQVF
- a CDS encoding putative bifunctional diguanylate cyclase/phosphodiesterase → MLEFFRSRAGRQCLTIMALGAVLWISAALLDVDSWLVSFMSSFENYGADKFVLALGIAGAMSFIYSVLRIADLRKEMQLRDSAQARADWTATHDHLTKLPNRYAFERKILPKPADRDGNIPEEVKSNVTIFSVDLDGFKKVNDLVGHKGGDVLLVEVAKRICALGNADCVYRFGGDEFIIIALGMTAAREEWFAKVLIQAVTRPILIDGFAVEVGASVGYDRWNEGAEPLEDAAHRADLAMYEAKSRGPNHQLIFETSMQDKVTERASLETKLRSAIQNRAIKTYYQPLIDLRSGRLCGFEALARWTDEDGMNIPPPVFIGIAEETGMITELFENLLTQACSDALAWPDDVRLSFNVSPVQMEDKLLPSRIFKVLAASRLPARRLEVEITENALIQDPAVAAHILDELHEAGVQIALDDFGTGYSSLAQLARYRFDKIKIDKSFIATCREDEKQEKIVRAMLALGKSLNIKTTAEGVEEHAQLASLLQLGCDIGQGYLFGKAMPAAEAGIFIDSQKANLAITA
- a CDS encoding DUF6894 family protein, which produces MSHFYFKTIDNDGTVPGDLPLEFPDLFAAVEEAKHVLAEMALDGLPQWPDGSLGIEVQNGDRSPIVRLRLELKVDYIRPS
- a CDS encoding histidine phosphatase family protein, which codes for MTTRLTWINHGATAANHAASFPADEPLEEKAVSDAALPAPGRADRVFASPALRARQTAEMLGFDATLAPSLRDCDYGRWTGKPLMSLHSEEPENLALWMTDPEAAPHEGESLQQLCKRISGWMNEEMPLGGHVVAVTHAAVIRAAILDVLKAPPASFWTIDVQPLGMVRMTHDGRRWSLRF
- a CDS encoding CbtB domain-containing protein encodes the protein MSDTTFAPVASPAPIPVGQILPWAIFGGLLMLIAIYFVGTEEGAMALFNGMYVHEFVHDGRHLLGFPCH
- a CDS encoding CbtA family protein yields the protein MVGNLLLRGMIAGAIAGILVFVFARVFGEPVVDAAIAFEEATSQAAGAAAEPEIVSRGTQAGLGLFTGVMAYSIAVGGLFALVFTFVHGRFSSLSVRGTSAVIAIAAFVAIVIVPAIKYPANPPAVGNPDTIGVRTELFFLMIVVSLASLVAAIAIARRLAANYGTWNAAIIAGVLFVVFIGLVEYLLPPINEVPENFSATVLWRFRTASLAMHVILWSVLGLAFGALAERRLGVKSGLRPAYR
- a CDS encoding sulfite oxidase-like oxidoreductase, encoding MSDDQIPEDSKLTTSKRRWAAEGKFLTGRISRPETERLPPGQHLVKNWPVLDLGQQPVISIDSWRLEVRGLVETTLDLSWAAFQALEQSTMVTDIHCVTTWSRYDNKWKGVSTRDLLDLAMAKAEAGYVMLTSYDGYTTNLPLSDFAAEEAILATSWEGLPLTRDHGGPMRLVIPHLYFWKSAKWLRRIDLLPADKAGFWEKNGYHMYGDPWREQRYSED
- a CDS encoding sigma-54-dependent transcriptional regulator — encoded protein: MNEQKILLVDDEEELRRSTAQALELSGFNVETFSNADHVLELIGYSFPGVVVTDIRMPGMDGMTLMQKIRELDTEVPVILVTGHGDVQLAVKAMREGAYDFIEKPFTPQMLAGVIRRAMERRSLVLENRLLKAVAGKRDDIEARLPGRTQIMVDLRYRIRAIGASDADTLVVGDTGAGKEVVARAMHDISARASRPFIAINCAALPANLIESELFGHEAGAFPGAVRPRYGKFEHGRGGTILLDEIGSMPFDLQAKFLRVLQERMISRLGSNETVPLDVRFIATSKVDLEAEVAGGRFRADLLYRLNVATIHVPSLSQRRADVPLLFMQLVREAAARYGKDDMAVPPDVVSDIAQRDWPGNVRELRNAADRFVLGLDGGSRQAEAAGLAERVAEFERGVIASALVAHSGSLKPVYESLGISRKTLYEKMQKYGLDKKLLANDMAGEMRREL
- a CDS encoding ArsR/SmtB family transcription factor, whose product is MDEDAVFRALADGSRRRLLDRLHARNGQTLGELCEGLEMTRQAVTKHLGILEEANLVSTRRQGREKLHYINPVPINEIADRWISKFERRALEVLSDLKKSLEGSKDE
- a CDS encoding SRPBCC family protein; amino-acid sequence: MAGSAFNYVTYIRTTPEQLWSALTTSEFMKKFWLGVQFETDWKVGSAWQMRYSDGTVTDTGEILEFDPPRRLVLKWHNEFRPELKAEGFSRCVMELEPVGEAVKLTLTHSMPIEGSKFIGAVSGGWPQILSNLKSLLETGEVVLPPNR